The sequence TCCAATAGAAAGacaaaaaagtaatatttaaatatatatatatatttttactgttgataatttaaagctaattttttttttttttgtgtattaataaaataaagttatGGGATTTAAAGGtggaattttaaaagatgatGCACAATGGAAAGATTTAGATTTAACAGAAGGAAAGAATTTAATGTTAATGGGATCAGCAGTAGAATTAGAGAAACCAGATAAACCAATTGTATTCCTTGAAGATTTACCACCAAGTAAAGCTGCAGCACTTAATAGTTTATTACCAGCTGGTTTAACTAATCTTGGTAATACttgttatttaaattcaacttTACAATGTTTAAAAACTGTACCTgaattattaacaattattaaaaagtaagtttttttaaataaatacataaatcaattaaaaattataataatttattaatatatttattattatttattattatttttactatttttttagttataaaccaaaaacaaattcaagatattcaaatttattaaaaagttcACAAggtttatttaatgatttatcaagATTACATGAACCAGTAACACCATCAGTATTTTTGAATACATTTAGAATGTGTTTCCCAAGATTTTCAGAAAAGAGTCCAGAAGGATTATATATGCAACAAGATGCAGAGGAGGCTTGGGGTGAATTATTAACAGCCTATGCTCACGAGTTACCATTGGATAATGCAAATGGCACTGATTCACATTCTGCCGATTTGATAAAGAGATCAATGATTGGTAAATTGTTTGGTATTCAAGTGGTTGAGAAATTCACTTGTAAAGATAATCCAGAGGAAGAACCAACCACTAGAGAGGAAacacttttaaaattagcaTGTAATATCACCGTTGAAACAAGTTACCTTTTCGATGGTCTTAAAAAAGGTTTAGAAGAAGAGATTTCAAAAGCTTCACCAACACTTCACAAAGATGCAATCTATACAAAGaaaactttaattaaacaattaccAAAATATATTATGGTTCAATTTGTTAGATTCCATTGGAAAGAtgcaacaaaaacaaaatcaaaaattgtTAGAGTAAtgttatttttcatttttatttttatttttattttaatataacaagtttattaattttttatattaattctaatttttattactattataggTTGTACAATTCCCATTTACTTTAGATTTATTCGATTTATGTACACCAGAATATAAAGAAAGATTATCACCAAATAGAAAGAGAGTGGAAGATGAATTTAATGCATCACTtgaaagaaagagaaaagttattggtggtagtggtgatggtaatgatgaagatgataaacAAGTTGAAAAGAAAGCAGCagttaataatgataatcaaCCACAATCTTCAACTTCTTCAAATGATTCAGTTTCTACTACAGGGGCTgctgttgatgatgatgtctTTTTCAAAGAGAATGAAACTGGTAAATATGAATTATGTGCTGTTTTAACTCATCAAGGTAGATATGCTGAATCTGGTCATTATGTTGCTTGGGTTAAGAAATCTGAAAATAAATGGTATAAATTTGATGATCGTGATGTCACAGAACATACAGatgaagatattaaaaaactttcAGGTGGTGGTGATTTCCATATTTGTTATTTAGCACTTTATAGAACTCTTACCGTAAAACCAAAATCTTCTTCAACAATTACtgaacaaaaataaaataaaatttttaaaaagttcatattaataaaaaaaaaaaaaaaaaaaaaaaaaaaaaaaaaaaaaaaaaaaaaaaaaaaaaaatacaatataaTACAATACAATTTATAGTAATTTACATATGGTTTCAATTGgcttttatatttattaaataagtaatttataatatcttGATAATCTGAATAATCTTTGTATACAATTATACCAAACCATTCAACCATATTAGATGCTAATGGTTTGACATATCCATAGGATCcattgattattatattttcatgtccaccatcatcattagCATCCTCTTGTTCATATTGttgtaataaattatctaatttaataaatgattctaaatcaaatgttttaattattaatttcaatagttggtgttttaaaaatggttttttgattttatttttctttctaaattttaattcaatttcaaaataatgtaaaaataaattaactcttggattattataatcTAACATTTTGGATACTTGGATATTAAAGTTATCTTTTACAATGTCCATGATTGTTGAATcgataaattgatttaaatctttattatttctatcaGTAAATATATATTCGAATGTATATACTGATTTATCTATATGATATTTCAAGAATGGTCTTTCTCTTTCAAAACCACCCGTGGGATCCTCAATAACGATTACACATGATCCGATGATTGgtgaaaaagtttttaaataatagtatgaAGTGTATTCTGAACTCTTTATTTTGATAtaatttgatattaattgatGAGCTGTTTTAATTTGGtcaattgttaaattattgactctaattaactttaaataaaagaaatttaatatcaatgataaatttgataatgataattgacCATCTTTGAAtctatcaattaaaaactgaataatatcaattaaatctttatataaatttttgcATGTATAGATTCTATTATGAAAACGATCTTTAAATGCTTTTTcatgtaattttaaatctttaccatttaaattatcaagaaTAAATTGTACAccttcaaaatttaaaagttcaaTAAAtgtttgaaataaataagaGGTTACATTTGGAAAGTTATTGAAATTTACTTTAATTTTAGTGAGATTGATTATTTGACATGTTTGTTGAGTTGGTATTTTATATTGTttgaatttttcattttcatgaTAACCTGCCGAATCGTCCCAAATCTCCCCTTCTATAGAGTATGAGTTAATAAAAAACCGTCTTAAAttgtaattaaatattttcattactaAAACCCCCCACCACTATAGTCCAACAATAACTCATCAATAGAATCACAAATTAATCTTAggtatttaattgaattttttgaaccaaattgaataatttgaatcatataatatttaaataaatcttcattatcattaaagtTTGATTGGTTTAAACGATTGATTAATGATACAATATCATCATGAGTACGTAAAATGTGAATATTACACAACTGTTTATTTGAATCTAAAATTGGAATTACTCgtttaaatttgattcttGCATATTCTAATAATTCTGATGTACTAAAATCaagtttcatttgatttaattttgaatttaaagcatttcttatttttaaaatactacAACCACCTGTTTCGATATCTGATAACCAATCGATtgtttctttatctttaattgtaACAATcatatcattatcaattagaTTTGATGTAATTTCTTTCCATTTCGATaatagaattaattgaaattgtttttcaTGCAAATCGATAAGTTCCTTTGTTGATATTACATCATCTAATGGTTTTTCTTCAATATCCTCTataatgattgatttttGTGTGGAATAGATTTTATAGaacataataatattgttattatctaTTTGATAACTTTTGAATAAAGTGTTGAGATATATTTCACCAATATAGTCCAAATCTGATTTTGTTATATTGATTTTTACATGTTTTTTCAATAGAAACTTTAATATATTGGTGCTATAGGTTTTTGccataaaatatattaacaatggtttaattttttcacaGAGTCGAATGGTATCAATTAGTTCattatattcttttaaatacCATGCATATAAAACAATAGATTtagtttcattaattaatagttgaaataaattaaattctgaACCATAATCAGAAATGAATTGTGAACTATTTAATATActtgaaaaataattttcatgAAAAAATGCTTTACTAAAAAACCTGAAAACAATATAccatcaatattaataaatttagataaaccaattgaatcagaccttttctttttattttaaaatttaaaaatgatccaggcttatttttttatctgGAAAAATGCTATTGAATTCCGAAAATGCAATACTAAAATCTATACTGGGGTCACTGCTTAAAAAActtgtttaaaatttgaataataaatatgaaaTCCATTTAAATATCCAGAGTGTTCaactaatatatttaaatatgtaTCATAATTTGTCATttcaaatcaacaattattaaatttttttttttaatggtgTGGAGTATGTGGAtgaataaagataaaatccAAATctttttgttgaatttgaaaatatacatttataaaattctatttttgtTTCCCCAATTTCCTTATTTTCTGTGCCAAGTAATGTTTTATCAAAGTTTATAAAGTTAATATTTGTTGCTTTTAAATATGTTTATATAAAAGTTTGAAAAATGAGAAATCTTCCAAATCACATCCATCAAAGAATACTTTTTTAGAATAATTGGAATatgttgtaattgttaagttttaatattgtaaaattttattgGAAACACATTCAGGTTGGTTGGAAATATAGTTGTAATATAATCTATGGGAATTTTATCTGATTaattaaatagaaaaaatggGAAAATATCTTTCATTTCACTAacaatatctttttaaaaaaaaaaaaaaattggataaaattttaaaaaaaatagatttccATTtggataattaaaaaaaaaatattggatAAAGATAATCAAAAAAGACACTTTTTATCCTATAGTGGATAAAGGTAAAAcactaattttttaaaaaaaaaaaaaattgtttctATCCAACTGCCCCTCCcccctttttttaaattttttttttactaaaaacaaaataatccatattaaaataaactaattttatttttttttgttttttttactataaaGTAAaggatattttatttttaatatcaacagTAATTTGCAAATAGTGAAACAAACATCGAATTAAAACTTTCTGGCATTTCTTTCCAATCTCTTTTTGCATTCATGAATGCATTGTTAACAGCAGAACAATCTTGGCTACTAATTTTGCAAACCCCACCATTGGCTTCATTAATTTCACCCAACACAAAAGAAAGAGTAATAataagtaaaataaaaataataattttattcatttctttatttttaattttagtttttttttttttttaaaaaaaatatttttttttttttctttttttgaatgatttttaaaaataaaattatttatttaacctttttataactttttttttttttttaccaatattattaaaaaaaaaataattaccataacaaataattactattttaaatttccatttaaaatattataaaatattaatataaatttgtatttgccatcttttaaaataaaactatgtTATTACatgaaattgtttttttttattttttttattttctttatagtCATCAAATATAGttaaatacaaatttaaaagtttaaaaaaaaaaaaaaaaaaaaaaaaaaacatatgaacctttttgtttttttttattataataattatttgtgatatggtaatttttggaattaaaaaaattaaaaaaaaaataacaaaaaattaataaaatttaaaatagatTAATCATGaatagataaataaataaacaaaaaaaatgttttaaaaagaagaaatttaGTGAATATCGTTTTCTAAGACTTTTTTTATACCAAAGATTTTAAATCCACCATCTTCATATTTTTCAATACCATTTTTGcagtatttaaaaaacattaatatttacttattttattttatcttttttatttatatataaaatatcgtaaattaattatttatatttttatttcattttattttattttcttttttattttaattttattttttatttttttttttaaatttaatttccctgtgaaattttaaaaattacaacgaaataatgaaaaaattaaaaataataatctccCCAGATCAGAAAAATCTATTAACAATTATTGTgagattttcaaaaaaatattaatgaaaaaaattacttGGTGGTAATTAATCATAATTTCTATATTGAGAtagagatttttttttttttttttttttttttcaaaattaccCTATCatccattgttttttttttttttttaaaataaagtatTTAAAATCCCacaataaacaaaaattttttttttttttttttcattttaaatatgattttgttgtgaaatttttttttttttttttttgtattattataaaattaatcaaatcaaaaaaaaaaaaatatgtccATCTTGaatttctctttttatttttacatattaaaatttttttttcaagagttaaataattttttaagataCCAAAATTGGGGTTTAAaagggattttttttttattttttatttgacccattacttttatttttttttattttaaatttaataatcattgtcattctaataaaattaaaaaaaaatattaaaaaaaaaattaaaaaaaaaaatttaaaaaaccaatcattttttttttttttatcatttttctcatttttttttcaatatcattttaataataaaaaaacagatGGATCACATtcttaaagataataataatattaataaaaataataaagataatgaaatattattttttaaagtttttagaaaccattttatatttaatgaaatatttaaacatGTTAGGCTATATGATTTACATGAATCAAAAGCTTATAGTATAAATTTAAAGGATTCTAAATATAAagattatattaaatatatatttgattttaatttttcaattaaaaatcaaaatattttaacaaattttaaagaattaattaaattaaaatttaataaagattttaataagaaattaaaagcaaattcaataccaaatacaattaaaataattatatttaataaaaattataaacaaCCTATTGATTTAGGTATTTTACCATCAAGTTTAGAATATTTAAGTTTTCATAGTTTTTataatgattcaaattttacaataacaagaaatttattaccaaattcaataacaACATTAATATTCGATAATGATGAGCATAATGGATATGATGCATATAGAAATGATAGTGGTTGTTTTATAGATTTAAACATTGGAGGGATTTTACCAAATTCattaacaaaattaaatttaccaaataattttaatacgaaattaaatttcaaatcattaccaaattcaattacaagTTTAAAATTTGGTCTTTATAACGAACCATTAGAAGACAATGTTTTACCTGATAATTTGGTTGAATTAACAATGGTTTGTTTTAATAGAGATTTCCACGAAAATACATTTACAAATtgtaaacaaattaataaattaattttatataaatttaatcaaaaaataagtGGTACGAATTTACTACCAAAAAGTTTAACACATTTagaattactattttttaacCAACCAATAATGGATACtacaaataatagtttattaccaaataatttaaaatatttagatattacatattataatattgataataataataataataataataataataataataataataataataataataacaataataatggttcattatttttaccaaattCCATTGAAACTTTAAtcatcaataaaataaatttatttccaTCATTTCCTAATTCATTAACTTCTTTAGCAATGTCATATGAAAACAAAggttatatttttaaattattaagcCTTTTACaagatattaatttaaacaaatgtgttttcattaaatataaGCAATATATATACCCAAATTCTAATTTGGTAAGTCTTGTTTTTCATCCatctaaaataattatggaaaaagaaaaagaaaa comes from Dictyostelium discoideum AX4 chromosome 2 chromosome, whole genome shotgun sequence and encodes:
- the usp14 gene encoding peptidase C19 family protein, with the protein product MVKVNVKWNKEKYEVDVDPSEPVSSFKGQLYSLTMVPIERQKIMGFKGGILKDDAQWKDLDLTEGKNLMLMGSAVELEKPDKPIVFLEDLPPSKAAALNSLLPAGLTNLGNTCYLNSTLQCLKTVPELLTIIKNYKPKTNSRYSNLLKSSQGLFNDLSRLHEPVTPSVFLNTFRMCFPRFSEKSPEGLYMQQDAEEAWGELLTAYAHELPLDNANGTDSHSADLIKRSMIGKLFGIQVVEKFTCKDNPEEEPTTREETLLKLACNITVETSYLFDGLKKGLEEEISKASPTLHKDAIYTKKTLIKQLPKYIMVQFVRFHWKDATKTKSKIVRVVQFPFTLDLFDLCTPEYKERLSPNRKRVEDEFNASLERKRKVIGGSGDGNDEDDKQVEKKAAVNNDNQPQSSTSSNDSVSTTGAAVDDDVFFKENETGKYELCAVLTHQGRYAESGHYVAWVKKSENKWYKFDDRDVTEHTDEDIKKLSGGGDFHICYLALYRTLTVKPKSSSTITEQK